One Mytilus trossulus isolate FHL-02 chromosome 5, PNRI_Mtr1.1.1.hap1, whole genome shotgun sequence DNA segment encodes these proteins:
- the LOC134717863 gene encoding tigger transposable element-derived protein 4-like, with amino-acid sequence MSGSDKLPSLVIGKSINRRFKNVKSLPTEYVANKKAWMTSTFFINWLHQVDKQMNKRKRRIFMIVDNRQPHPHVPGLKSIKLVFLPPNTTSVTQPMDQGVIRNLKLHYRK; translated from the coding sequence ATGTCTGGGTCTGATAAATTGCCTAGTCTAGTCATTGGCAAATCTATAAATCGtcgttttaaaaatgttaaatcattaCCTACCGAGTATGTCGCCAACAAAAAGGCTTGGATGACttcaacatttttcataaattggcTTCATCAAGttgataaacaaatgaataaaaggAAGAGACGTATATTTATGATAGTGGACAATCGTCAACCTCATCCTCATGTTCCTGGTTTAAAGTCAATTAAATTGGTATTTTTACCACCAAACACTACTAGTGTAACTCAACCAATGGATCAAGGTGtaataagaaatttaaaacttCACTATCGTAAATAA